The following are from one region of the Amycolatopsis sp. QT-25 genome:
- a CDS encoding ATP-binding cassette domain-containing protein, whose product MTVLEIDGLSARAGETVLFEDVSLALEPGHVLVVLGASGTGKTTLGLAATGRTRPGIELSGSVRLAGSPLLDLPASAPRRARAGLIGHLPQQPSAVLDPVRRCGPVLAELAALHHHGRAARLTAARTALADAGLEPDLWRRFPHQLSGGQQQRMALATTLVTRPRVLVLDEPTSGLDAANRTALITRLAALSGAGTALLILTHDLTLARAFADDVAELRDHRLVPSTAVTDPRRFDGPPAASPASPLLVVRGLTVRAGRTTLVEDVDLELAPGSRTALTGVSGAGKTTFGRALAGLTPPAAGTIEVDGVRLPPLARRRDRTRLRAVQYVHQDSRASFDEFRGVLDQVADTGRLLRGLGRADARLEAAEILRSLGVDPLDHRPGRLSGGQLQRCAVARALMAHPRVLVCDEVTSALDAVNRVRLLDVLTAAADRHGTALLLISHDETLAPFVDRTLAVADGRFSTNSAPR is encoded by the coding sequence GTGACCGTGCTGGAGATCGACGGACTCTCCGCCCGCGCCGGGGAAACCGTTCTGTTCGAGGACGTCTCACTCGCCCTCGAACCCGGCCACGTCCTCGTCGTGCTCGGCGCGTCCGGCACGGGGAAGACCACGCTGGGCCTCGCCGCGACCGGACGAACCCGGCCGGGAATCGAGCTGTCCGGTTCGGTCCGCCTCGCGGGATCCCCGCTGCTCGATCTGCCCGCGTCCGCACCGCGAAGAGCGCGGGCCGGCCTCATCGGCCACCTGCCGCAGCAGCCGTCGGCGGTGCTGGACCCGGTCCGCCGCTGCGGCCCGGTACTGGCCGAACTCGCCGCGCTTCACCACCACGGCCGGGCCGCGCGGCTGACGGCGGCCCGCACCGCCTTGGCGGACGCGGGACTCGAGCCGGATCTGTGGCGCCGGTTCCCGCACCAGCTGTCCGGTGGACAGCAGCAGCGCATGGCCCTCGCCACCACTCTCGTGACCCGGCCCCGTGTTCTCGTGCTCGACGAACCGACCAGTGGTCTCGACGCGGCGAACAGGACCGCGCTCATCACCCGCCTGGCGGCGCTTTCCGGTGCCGGGACGGCGTTGCTCATCCTGACCCATGACCTCACGCTGGCGCGTGCCTTCGCCGACGATGTCGCCGAACTCCGCGACCACCGGTTGGTGCCGTCCACCGCCGTCACCGACCCCAGGCGCTTCGACGGTCCTCCGGCCGCGTCGCCTGCCTCCCCGCTGCTCGTCGTCCGCGGGCTCACGGTGCGGGCGGGGCGGACGACGCTCGTCGAGGACGTCGACCTGGAGCTGGCGCCGGGCAGCCGCACCGCGCTCACCGGTGTCTCGGGCGCGGGCAAAACGACGTTCGGCCGCGCGCTGGCGGGCTTGACCCCACCGGCCGCGGGCACGATCGAAGTCGACGGCGTCCGGCTCCCGCCCCTCGCCCGTCGTCGCGATCGCACGCGACTGCGCGCGGTCCAGTACGTCCACCAGGACAGCCGCGCCTCGTTCGACGAGTTCCGCGGGGTGCTCGACCAAGTGGCCGACACCGGCAGGCTCCTCCGCGGCCTCGGCCGTGCGGATGCCCGGCTCGAAGCGGCGGAGATCCTGCGTTCTCTCGGCGTCGACCCGCTCGATCACCGCCCTGGCCGGCTCTCCGGCGGACAGCTCCAGCGCTGTGCCGTGGCCCGCGCGCTCATGGCCCACCCGCGCGTGCTCGTCTGCGACGAGGTGACGTCGGCTCTCGACGCGGTCAACCGCGTCCGGCTGCTCGACGTCCTCACCGCCGCGGCGGACCGGCACGGCACCGCACTGCTCCTGATCAGCCACGACGAGACCTTGGCCCCGTTCGTGGATCGCACGCTCGCCGTCGCCGATGGGCGCTTCTCGACGAACTCGGCCCCGCGCTAG
- a CDS encoding alkaline shock response membrane anchor protein AmaP: MTSLNRPARLNRTLLALFGLVLIAAGAFTLLTHFGKLTVLSPESALVAGTRQPPTWALYVAAAVAVVLGLVLLRWLVAQLTHKPKTHTWRFDTDPAAGRTELAASTAIEPFVTEVTGYPGVHAAHATLAGTRDTPAVALVISAEQDGDVSEIRRRIDTDGLPRLRQALDLDALPATVEFRFSAKTGARAL, encoded by the coding sequence ATGACCAGCCTCAACCGGCCCGCCCGGCTCAATCGCACGTTGCTCGCCCTCTTCGGACTCGTGCTGATCGCGGCCGGTGCTTTCACCTTGCTGACCCATTTCGGCAAGCTCACCGTCCTGTCCCCGGAATCCGCGTTGGTGGCCGGTACCCGACAGCCGCCCACCTGGGCGCTCTATGTCGCGGCCGCGGTGGCGGTCGTACTGGGCCTGGTCCTGCTGCGCTGGCTCGTCGCGCAGCTGACCCACAAGCCCAAGACCCACACCTGGCGCTTCGACACCGACCCCGCCGCCGGCCGCACCGAGCTGGCCGCGAGCACCGCCATCGAGCCGTTCGTCACCGAGGTGACGGGCTATCCCGGCGTCCACGCCGCGCACGCGACGCTCGCGGGGACCCGCGACACGCCGGCTGTCGCGCTCGTGATCAGCGCCGAACAGGACGGTGACGTCAGCGAAATCCGCCGCCGGATCGACACCGACGGCCTGCCGCGGCTGCGGCAGGCACTCGACCTCGATGCCCTGCCGGCGACCGTCGAGTTCCGCTTCTCCGCCAAGACCGGCGCGCGCGCCCTCTAG
- a CDS encoding DUF6286 domain-containing protein, with the protein MKRRPRRGIPATLTAIVLLAACALVAVVAIQMLLGETPWIRYDTVAGTLHDLRWNDVATAVIGGVSVLLGLILILAAILPGRLTVLPLRGDLDSGASRRSYRSTLRAAAATVDGVSSAKVKLKPRKVSAKVSTGRATTDGLAEAVHGAITHRLDQIDPALRPTVKVKVRSARSAS; encoded by the coding sequence GTGAAACGGCGCCCACGCCGCGGCATTCCCGCGACGCTCACCGCGATCGTCCTGCTCGCCGCGTGCGCCCTCGTCGCGGTCGTCGCGATCCAGATGCTCCTCGGTGAGACCCCGTGGATTCGCTACGACACCGTCGCCGGCACCCTGCACGACCTGCGTTGGAACGACGTCGCGACGGCCGTCATCGGCGGGGTCTCGGTTCTCCTCGGGCTGATCCTGATCTTGGCGGCCATCCTGCCGGGCAGGCTCACCGTCTTGCCGCTGCGGGGCGACCTGGACTCCGGAGCCTCGCGGCGAAGCTACCGCTCCACCCTTCGCGCCGCGGCCGCCACCGTGGACGGTGTGTCCAGCGCGAAAGTGAAACTCAAGCCCCGCAAGGTATCCGCGAAGGTGAGTACCGGGCGGGCGACCACCGATGGCCTCGCCGAAGCCGTTCACGGCGCGATCACGCACCGGCTCGACCAGATCGACCCCGCCCTTCGCCCGACCGTCAAGGTCAAGGTCCGCAGTGCCAGGAGCGCGTCATGA
- a CDS encoding Asp23/Gls24 family envelope stress response protein: protein MTATLSSTTLEPAPAEAGDRGVLTISDSTVQRIAAHAVTEVDGVGGAAGRVLGVAVGGEDLDNSAKVTAKVTGGNATLDVRLSISYPMSVSRTTENVRRHLMRRVEEFTGLAVSQVDITVAALHTATAEKRRVQ from the coding sequence TTGACCGCCACCCTGTCGAGCACGACCCTCGAACCGGCTCCCGCCGAGGCCGGGGACCGGGGCGTCCTCACCATTTCCGACAGCACCGTGCAGCGGATCGCGGCGCACGCGGTGACCGAGGTCGACGGCGTCGGCGGCGCCGCCGGCCGGGTGCTCGGTGTCGCCGTCGGCGGCGAAGACCTCGACAACAGCGCCAAGGTCACCGCGAAGGTCACCGGGGGCAACGCCACCCTCGACGTCAGGCTCTCCATCAGCTACCCGATGTCGGTCTCGCGCACCACCGAGAACGTCCGGCGGCACTTGATGCGCCGTGTCGAAGAGTTCACCGGTCTCGCCGTGTCGCAGGTGGACATCACCGTCGCCGCGCTGCACACCGCCACCGCCGAAAAGAGGAGGGTCCAGTGA
- a CDS encoding Asp23/Gls24 family envelope stress response protein, whose translation MTNPTASKASSQSSELEKTGTGALESSKGTTSIADTVVAKVAGLATREISGVYDLGGGAARAFSAIRERIPGATASASQGVSVEVGEKQAAVDLQILVEYGVSIADLSRAVRRNVIGAVEQITGLEVVEVNINVSDVHIPGEDEDEDTKSDTGRVQ comes from the coding sequence ATGACGAATCCGACTGCTAGCAAGGCATCGAGCCAGTCGTCCGAGCTCGAGAAGACCGGCACGGGCGCGCTGGAGTCGAGCAAGGGCACGACCAGTATCGCCGACACCGTGGTGGCCAAGGTCGCCGGTCTGGCGACCCGTGAGATCTCCGGCGTCTACGACCTCGGTGGCGGTGCGGCCCGGGCGTTCAGCGCGATCCGTGAGCGCATTCCCGGTGCCACGGCCTCGGCGAGCCAGGGTGTCTCGGTCGAGGTCGGCGAGAAGCAGGCCGCGGTCGATCTGCAGATCCTCGTCGAGTACGGCGTGTCCATCGCCGACCTGTCCCGCGCGGTGCGCAGGAACGTCATCGGCGCGGTCGAGCAGATCACGGGGCTCGAGGTCGTCGAAGTCAACATCAACGTTTCCGACGTGCACATCCCCGGAGAGGACGAAGACGAGGACACCAAGAGCGACACCGGCCGCGTCCAGTGA